One genomic segment of Actinoplanes ianthinogenes includes these proteins:
- a CDS encoding GTP-binding protein, with protein sequence MVFGRSETVAASPPVAVKIVISGGFGVGKTTFVGAVSEIEPLVTEAELTEKSIGVDDTSAVAQKTTTTVALDFGRITLDEALLLYLFGTPGQDRFAFLWDDLVDGALGAIVLVDTRRIEDCFPAIDYFEDHDIPFIIGVNTFDGARRFAHGEIREALGLADELPLVECDARRRESVKTVLVTLTERVLARRLERAASA encoded by the coding sequence ATCGTGTTCGGGCGCTCTGAAACGGTCGCCGCCTCGCCGCCGGTGGCCGTCAAAATCGTCATCAGCGGCGGCTTCGGCGTCGGCAAGACCACCTTCGTCGGCGCGGTCTCCGAGATCGAGCCGCTGGTCACCGAGGCCGAGCTGACCGAGAAGTCGATCGGCGTGGACGACACGTCCGCGGTCGCCCAGAAGACCACGACCACGGTCGCGCTCGACTTCGGCCGGATCACCCTCGACGAGGCGCTGCTGCTCTACCTGTTCGGCACGCCCGGCCAGGACCGCTTCGCGTTCCTCTGGGACGACCTGGTCGACGGCGCGCTCGGCGCGATCGTGCTGGTCGACACCCGCCGGATCGAGGACTGCTTCCCGGCCATCGACTACTTCGAGGACCACGACATCCCGTTCATCATCGGCGTGAACACCTTCGACGGCGCGCGCCGCTTCGCGCACGGCGAGATCCGCGAGGCCCTCGGCCTCGCCGACGAGCTGCCGCTGGTCGAGTGCGACGCCCGCCGCCGCGAATCGGTCAAGACCGTCCTGGTCACCCTCACCGAACGGGTCCTGGCCCGCCGCCTGGAACGTGCCGCATCCGCGTAG
- a CDS encoding DEAD/DEAH box helicase — protein MLPPTVLAVLAELAPAAGERTLDVTRGSQPLVWLESAEKAPRQAAVERLAALDALHREERILHRGWGFLAGRAEIDGKPRKIRVPLLSQPVHLERSLLAYKVVPAGDVEVTPLVADRELAAALEDAPGLAAPGWLEALGSRAWLQSVADATGFTVSAIVGPGQKIPAEGLVLIAAPALFVIRDVFGVGLADSLRSWAGRDLSATALAAVYSDPGTETSPAGGPRPGPWASPAGGPRTGPWASPAGGPRPGAWASPAGGSRTASRASNAGDSRSETAAPHADADPVISPLPLTGPQQQVVRRARSAPVTVVSGPPGSGKSHTVVAAALEVVDRGGSVLVATQSPHAAEVLAGLLARYPGPPPVLFGDASGRADLVAELTAGTDQGVEASLIRSGRARVRAAAASVREKRTALIQALELEQHAAALPAYQPLLPRLAVDVPGAFDDAVDLDEVRALLAVEPGAGWWSRRRARVARRKAFRLLRTDEGAPGAARARGGTRDRAHGVREAGESGPGETVREALAAATAQRAAARLAATGGTDLAAAWSALHDAENDLREAAGRAMRDAARSAERWDSDARRAAGALAAALRAGRNRRRELLARMAAAPLVRALPLWIGTVADVEDLLPPEPGLFDLVVIDEASHVDQIRAAPVLARARRALVVGDPRQLRFVSFVSDVDVTQVLERHGADERLDVRRVSGYDLAAAAAPVTWLAEHHRSVPHLIEFPARRFYGGRVSIMTRTPLADATDAIDVRHVPGAELVKGVNRAEVAAALETVEQLAAAGHRGIGVISPFRAQAEALEAALVAALPAERIEELRLRVGTVHAFQGSEADAVVVSLGLVDGDSPSRRRFVTEAQLFTVMITRARRRLVVLTSLTAPAGLLGDYLAYAEGPRPAEPGPEPTGWAAELAAELDRLGVPAQPGYTVGPWTLDLCVGAVGVFCGVHPDGPAAHLERQGALHRAGWHLLDAFPSRWQGDPRRAALEIAEVAAGRIWDMGFSGTPGSGTMSVKAPRAVRARRAPRT, from the coding sequence ATGCTGCCGCCGACCGTGCTCGCCGTGCTGGCCGAGCTGGCGCCGGCCGCGGGGGAGCGGACCCTGGACGTGACCCGCGGGTCGCAGCCGCTGGTCTGGCTGGAGAGCGCGGAGAAGGCGCCTCGTCAGGCGGCCGTCGAGCGGCTCGCCGCGCTCGACGCGCTGCACCGGGAGGAGCGGATCCTGCACCGGGGCTGGGGGTTCCTGGCCGGCCGCGCCGAGATCGACGGGAAGCCGCGCAAGATCCGGGTGCCGCTGCTCAGCCAGCCGGTGCATCTGGAACGCTCGCTGCTCGCCTACAAGGTCGTCCCGGCCGGCGACGTCGAGGTGACCCCGCTGGTCGCGGACCGTGAGCTGGCCGCCGCGCTGGAGGACGCACCCGGCCTGGCCGCACCCGGCTGGCTGGAGGCGCTCGGCAGCCGGGCATGGTTGCAATCGGTCGCCGACGCCACCGGCTTCACCGTCAGCGCGATCGTCGGACCGGGGCAGAAGATCCCGGCCGAGGGCCTCGTCCTCATCGCCGCCCCGGCCCTGTTCGTGATCCGCGACGTCTTCGGCGTCGGCCTCGCCGACAGCCTGCGCAGCTGGGCCGGCCGCGACCTGTCCGCCACCGCCCTCGCCGCCGTCTACAGCGACCCGGGCACCGAGACATCACCAGCCGGCGGCCCGCGACCCGGACCCTGGGCATCACCAGCCGGCGGCCCGCGGACCGGACCCTGGGCCTCACCAGCCGGCGGCCCGCGACCCGGAGCCTGGGCATCACCAGCCGGCGGCTCGCGGACCGCATCCCGGGCGTCGAATGCCGGTGATTCCCGCAGCGAGACCGCCGCGCCGCACGCCGACGCGGACCCGGTGATCTCGCCGCTGCCGTTGACCGGACCGCAGCAACAGGTGGTCCGGCGGGCCCGATCGGCACCGGTCACGGTCGTCTCCGGGCCGCCCGGCAGCGGCAAGAGCCACACCGTCGTCGCGGCCGCTCTCGAGGTCGTCGACCGGGGCGGTTCGGTGCTGGTCGCGACCCAGTCGCCGCACGCCGCCGAGGTGCTCGCCGGCCTGCTGGCCCGTTATCCGGGCCCGCCGCCGGTGCTGTTCGGCGACGCGAGCGGCCGCGCGGACCTGGTGGCCGAGCTGACCGCCGGCACCGATCAAGGGGTCGAGGCATCGCTGATCCGTTCCGGTCGCGCTCGGGTTCGGGCCGCGGCTGCTTCGGTACGCGAGAAGCGCACCGCCCTGATCCAGGCGCTGGAGCTGGAGCAGCACGCCGCCGCCCTCCCGGCCTACCAGCCGCTGCTGCCCCGGCTCGCCGTCGACGTCCCGGGCGCCTTCGACGACGCCGTGGATCTCGACGAGGTGCGGGCGCTGCTGGCGGTCGAGCCGGGTGCCGGATGGTGGTCCCGGCGCCGGGCGCGAGTGGCGCGGCGCAAGGCGTTCCGGCTCCTGAGAACGGACGAAGGCGCACCCGGGGCGGCCCGCGCACGCGGGGGAACACGTGACCGCGCTCACGGCGTACGGGAAGCGGGTGAATCCGGACCCGGGGAGACCGTGCGGGAAGCGCTCGCCGCGGCGACCGCGCAGCGGGCCGCGGCCCGGCTCGCCGCGACCGGTGGCACCGACCTGGCCGCCGCCTGGTCCGCCCTGCACGACGCCGAGAACGACCTGCGCGAGGCCGCCGGCCGGGCGATGCGCGACGCCGCCCGCAGCGCGGAACGCTGGGACTCCGACGCCCGGCGCGCGGCCGGCGCCCTGGCCGCGGCCCTGCGCGCGGGCCGCAACCGGCGCCGGGAGCTGCTCGCCCGGATGGCCGCCGCCCCGCTGGTCCGCGCGCTGCCGCTGTGGATCGGCACGGTCGCCGACGTCGAGGATCTGCTGCCGCCCGAGCCGGGGCTGTTCGACCTGGTGGTGATCGACGAGGCGTCGCACGTGGACCAGATCCGGGCCGCGCCGGTGCTGGCCCGCGCCCGGCGTGCGCTGGTCGTGGGTGATCCGCGGCAGTTGCGGTTCGTGTCGTTCGTCAGCGACGTGGACGTCACCCAGGTCCTGGAGCGGCACGGCGCGGACGAGCGGCTCGACGTGCGCCGGGTCAGCGGTTACGACCTGGCCGCGGCGGCCGCCCCGGTCACCTGGCTGGCCGAGCATCACCGCAGCGTGCCGCACCTGATCGAGTTCCCGGCGCGGCGCTTCTACGGCGGCCGGGTGTCGATCATGACGCGCACCCCGCTCGCCGACGCGACCGACGCCATCGACGTGCGGCACGTGCCGGGGGCGGAGCTGGTCAAGGGCGTCAACCGGGCCGAGGTGGCGGCCGCCCTGGAGACGGTCGAGCAGCTGGCCGCGGCCGGGCACCGGGGGATCGGGGTGATCAGTCCGTTCCGGGCGCAGGCCGAGGCGCTGGAGGCGGCGCTGGTCGCGGCGTTGCCGGCGGAGCGGATCGAGGAGCTGCGGCTGCGCGTCGGCACGGTGCACGCGTTCCAGGGCAGCGAGGCCGACGCGGTGGTGGTGTCGCTGGGCCTGGTCGACGGCGACTCACCGAGCCGGCGGCGGTTCGTCACCGAGGCGCAGTTGTTCACCGTGATGATCACCCGGGCCCGCCGGCGCCTGGTCGTGCTCACCTCGCTGACCGCCCCGGCCGGCCTTCTCGGGGACTACTTGGCATACGCCGAGGGCCCGCGCCCCGCCGAGCCCGGCCCCGAGCCGACCGGCTGGGCCGCGGAGCTCGCCGCCGAGCTGGACCGCCTCGGCGTCCCGGCGCAGCCGGGGTACACCGTCGGCCCGTGGACCCTGGACCTGTGCGTCGGCGCGGTCGGCGTGTTCTGCGGCGTGCACCCGGACGGCCCGGCCGCGCACCTGGAACGGCAGGGCGCTCTGCACCGCGCGGGCTGGCATCTGCTCGACGCGTTCCCGAGCCGCTGGCAGGGTGATCCGCGCCGGGCCGCCCTGGAGATCGCCGAGGTGGCGGCCGGTCGGATCTGGGACATGGGGTTCAGCGGGACGCCGGGCAGCGGCACGATGTCGGTGAAGGCGCCGCGAGCCGTTCGCGCCCGGCGCGCACCCCGCACCTGA
- a CDS encoding peptidoglycan-binding protein: MATIFTQNTSTLSSFIRAEIEFAGPVANGARGTAARRVQEWLTLHDHGVVVDGIFGPATARAVTAFQSDAGLAATGTVDQRTFDALVAPMVGVLKQRVNRSVPLAEAVVEYARAHLEPHPREVGGPNSGPWVRLYMSGREGEAFAWCAGFVTFLLDQAAQSLQVGKPITGSVSCDTLAAQATHAGVFLAGGEAAGKLTPGSIFLVRRVPGDWTHTGVVTEVHDTTFDTIEGNTNDAGQREGYEVCARTRSYDDKDFILI; encoded by the coding sequence ATGGCGACCATCTTCACGCAGAACACCAGCACGCTGTCCAGCTTCATCCGGGCCGAGATCGAGTTCGCCGGCCCGGTCGCGAACGGCGCCCGGGGGACCGCGGCCCGTCGCGTCCAGGAGTGGCTGACCCTGCACGACCACGGCGTGGTCGTCGACGGGATCTTCGGCCCGGCGACCGCCCGGGCGGTCACCGCCTTCCAGTCCGACGCCGGCCTGGCCGCCACCGGCACCGTCGACCAGCGGACCTTCGACGCGCTGGTGGCGCCCATGGTCGGCGTGCTCAAACAGCGGGTCAACCGGTCCGTCCCGCTCGCCGAGGCGGTCGTCGAGTACGCCAGGGCCCACCTCGAGCCGCACCCCCGGGAGGTCGGCGGACCGAACAGCGGCCCCTGGGTGCGCCTCTACATGAGCGGCCGGGAGGGTGAGGCGTTCGCCTGGTGCGCCGGGTTCGTCACCTTCCTGCTCGACCAGGCCGCGCAGTCCCTCCAGGTCGGCAAGCCGATCACCGGGTCGGTCTCCTGCGACACCCTCGCCGCGCAGGCCACCCACGCCGGTGTGTTCCTGGCCGGCGGCGAGGCGGCCGGCAAGCTCACCCCGGGCAGCATCTTCCTGGTCCGCCGGGTGCCCGGCGACTGGACGCACACCGGTGTCGTCACCGAGGTGCACGACACCACCTTCGACACGATCGAGGGCAACACCAACGACGCCGGGCAGCGCGAGGGATACGAGGTCTGCGCGCGGACCCGGTCGTACGACGACAAGGACTTCATCCTCATCTGA